One window of Pyrus communis chromosome 12, drPyrComm1.1, whole genome shotgun sequence genomic DNA carries:
- the LOC137711023 gene encoding agmatine deiminase-like isoform X2 — translation MKMEGTPAVHGYNMPAEWEPHSQCWIGWPERPDNWRDNAVPAQQVFKKVASAISKFEPVTVCASANQWANARSQLPENVRVIEMSLNDSWFRDTGPTFVVGKSASCSGTREAKVAGIDWNFNSWGGIDNGCYRDWNHDLLVAQKILEIEKLPRFQHSMILEGGSIHVDGEGTCLTTEECLLNKNRNPHLTKEQIEDQLKAYLGVTKIIWLPRGLYGDDDTNGHIDSLCCFAKPGVVLLSWTDDETDPQYERAVEAVSVLSNTTDAKGRKLEIIKLHVPGPLYMTEREAAGLFQEDCEAKPRLAGMRLAASYVNFYIANGAIIAPQFGDQKWDDEAVRVLSKAFPNHEVVRIEGAREIVLAGGNIHCITQQQPRVPLSIVNHDSFRT, via the exons ATGAAGATGGAAGGCACGCCGGCTGTCCATGGATACAACATGCCTGCAGAGTGGGAACCCCATTCCCAGTGCTGGATTGGATGGCCT GAACGCCCGGATAACTGGAGAGACAATGCAGTGCCTGCTCAACAGGTGTTTAAGAAGGTGGCATCTGCAATCTCAAAGTTTGAGCCTGTGACTGTCTGCGCGAGTGCCAATCAG TGGGCAAATGCACGAAGTCAGCTACCAGAAAATGTCAGGGTTATCGAGATGAGTTTGAATGATTCTTGGTTTCGTGATACAGGACCGACC TTTGTCGTAGGAAAAAGTGCATCTTGTTCTGGTACGCGAGAGGCAAAGGTTGCTGGTATTGATTGGAATTTCAACAGTTGGGGAG GCATTGATAATGGTTGTTATCGAGATTGGAATCATGATCTTCTTGTGGCACAAAAG ATCCTGGAAATTGAGAAGCTTCCAAGGTTTCAACACTCCATGATTCTCGAAGGTGGAAGCATCCATGTCGATGGAGAAG GGACTTGCCTCACCACCGAGGAGTGCCTGTTAAATAAAAACAGGAACCCACATTTGACCAAGGAGCAAATAGAGGATCAACTTAAGGCATATCTCGGAGTGACGAAAATCATTTGGTTGCCTCGTGGATTATACG GAGACGATGATACTAATGGTCACATCGACAGTCTGTGCTGTTTTGCTAAGCCTGGTGTGGTTTTGTTGTCGTGGACTGATGATGAAACGGATCCCCAGTATGAAAGAGCTGTAGAAGCCGTTTCTGTTCTCTCCAATACTACTGATGCCAAGGGTAGGAaattagaaataataaaacttcACGTACCAGGGCCGCTGTATATGACAGAGAGAGAGGCTGCCGGACTTTTTCAG GAGGACTGCGAAGCTAAACCGAGACTTGCAGGCATGAGACTTGCTGCTTCATATGTAAATTTCTACATTGCAAATGGAGCAATCATTGCACCCCAATTCGGGGACCAGAAATGGGATGATGAGGCTGTTCGCGTCCTATCCAAAGCCTTCCCAAACCATGAA GTGGTAAGAATTGAAGGCGCAAGGGAGATTGTTCTGGCGGGCGGAAATATACATTGCATTACTCAGCAACAACCACGCGTTCCGCTCAGTATCGTCAACCATGATTCCTTTCGTACATAG
- the LOC137711023 gene encoding agmatine deiminase-like isoform X1: MFLKNTKFHRRFLRPSQSKSLVGLGSRFLSCYSERPDNWRDNAVPAQQVFKKVASAISKFEPVTVCASANQWANARSQLPENVRVIEMSLNDSWFRDTGPTFVVGKSASCSGTREAKVAGIDWNFNSWGGIDNGCYRDWNHDLLVAQKILEIEKLPRFQHSMILEGGSIHVDGEGTCLTTEECLLNKNRNPHLTKEQIEDQLKAYLGVTKIIWLPRGLYGDDDTNGHIDSLCCFAKPGVVLLSWTDDETDPQYERAVEAVSVLSNTTDAKGRKLEIIKLHVPGPLYMTEREAAGLFQEDCEAKPRLAGMRLAASYVNFYIANGAIIAPQFGDQKWDDEAVRVLSKAFPNHEVVRIEGAREIVLAGGNIHCITQQQPRVPLSIVNHDSFRT, from the exons ATGTttttgaaaaatacaaaatttcatAGACGTTTCCTCCGACCCTCGCAAAGCAagagccttgttggcttgggaTCGCGCTTTTTGTCGTGCTACAGT GAACGCCCGGATAACTGGAGAGACAATGCAGTGCCTGCTCAACAGGTGTTTAAGAAGGTGGCATCTGCAATCTCAAAGTTTGAGCCTGTGACTGTCTGCGCGAGTGCCAATCAG TGGGCAAATGCACGAAGTCAGCTACCAGAAAATGTCAGGGTTATCGAGATGAGTTTGAATGATTCTTGGTTTCGTGATACAGGACCGACC TTTGTCGTAGGAAAAAGTGCATCTTGTTCTGGTACGCGAGAGGCAAAGGTTGCTGGTATTGATTGGAATTTCAACAGTTGGGGAG GCATTGATAATGGTTGTTATCGAGATTGGAATCATGATCTTCTTGTGGCACAAAAG ATCCTGGAAATTGAGAAGCTTCCAAGGTTTCAACACTCCATGATTCTCGAAGGTGGAAGCATCCATGTCGATGGAGAAG GGACTTGCCTCACCACCGAGGAGTGCCTGTTAAATAAAAACAGGAACCCACATTTGACCAAGGAGCAAATAGAGGATCAACTTAAGGCATATCTCGGAGTGACGAAAATCATTTGGTTGCCTCGTGGATTATACG GAGACGATGATACTAATGGTCACATCGACAGTCTGTGCTGTTTTGCTAAGCCTGGTGTGGTTTTGTTGTCGTGGACTGATGATGAAACGGATCCCCAGTATGAAAGAGCTGTAGAAGCCGTTTCTGTTCTCTCCAATACTACTGATGCCAAGGGTAGGAaattagaaataataaaacttcACGTACCAGGGCCGCTGTATATGACAGAGAGAGAGGCTGCCGGACTTTTTCAG GAGGACTGCGAAGCTAAACCGAGACTTGCAGGCATGAGACTTGCTGCTTCATATGTAAATTTCTACATTGCAAATGGAGCAATCATTGCACCCCAATTCGGGGACCAGAAATGGGATGATGAGGCTGTTCGCGTCCTATCCAAAGCCTTCCCAAACCATGAA GTGGTAAGAATTGAAGGCGCAAGGGAGATTGTTCTGGCGGGCGGAAATATACATTGCATTACTCAGCAACAACCACGCGTTCCGCTCAGTATCGTCAACCATGATTCCTTTCGTACATAG
- the LOC137711011 gene encoding uncharacterized protein, with protein sequence MGCTFSGLGALYDAVNGGGDVWINENRFKIVRQLGEGGFAYVFLVKEVVADSSASGGGGLAKKFKDSSHVSDDGNYAMKKVLIQNSEQLELVKEEIRVSSLFSHPNLLPLLDHAIIAVKTTQEQSWNHEAYLLFPVHLDGTLLDNAKTMKAKKELFSTSDVLQIFRQLCAGLKHMHTFDPPYAHNDIKPGNVLITHRKGQSPLAILMDFGSARPARRQIRSRTEALQLQEWASEHCSAPFRAPELWDCPSQADIDERTDVWSLGCTLYAILYGMSPFEYALGESGGSLQLAIVNVQIKWPAGPNPPYPDALHQFVTWMLQPQAAVRPRIDDILIHVDKLIAKFSK encoded by the exons ATGGGTTGCACATTCTCTGGTTTAGGCGCTCTGTACGACGCCGTGAACGGCGGAGGCGACGTGTGGATCAACGAGAATCGGTTCAAGATCGTGAGGCAGCTCGGGGAAGGTGGGTTCGCCTATGTGTTTTTGGTCAAGGAGGTGGTCGCCGATTCCTCCGCCTCCGGCGGTGGCGGCCTCGCCAAGAAATTCAAGGATTCCTCTCACGTCTCAG ATGATGGAAATTATGCTATGAAAAAAGTTCTCATTCAGAATAGCGAGCAGCTGGAGTTGGTGAAGGAGGAGATCCGTGTTTCATCGCTTTTCAGTCATCCCAATCTGCTTCCACTTCTTGATCATGCCATTATTGCCGTTAAG ACTACACAAGAACAATCTTGGAACCATGAAGCATACTTGTTATTTCCCGTTCATCTGGATGGAACATTACTGGACAATGCCAAGACTATGAAAGCTAAAAAGGAGTTATTTTCCACCTCAGATGTTCTTCAAATATTCCGGCAG CTTTGTGCAGGACTCAAGCATATGCACACTTTCGATCCACCATATGCACATAATGATATCAAACCTGGTAACGTTCTGATAACCCATAGAAAAGGACAATCACCTCTTGCAATATTGATGGATTTTGGCAGTGCTCGACCTGCGAGGAGGCAAATTCGCTCTCGTACAGAGGCACTACAGTTGCAG GAATGGGCGTCTGAGCATTGCTCGGCACCATTTCGAGCTCCAGAGTTGTGGGATTGCCCAAGCCAAGCCGATATTGATGAAAGAACTGATGTATGGTCATTAGGATGCACTTTGTATGCAATACT GTACGGAATGTCTCCTTTTGAATATGCACTCGGCGAATCTGGAGGAAGCCTACAATTGGCCATAGTCAATGTGCAGATAAAGTGGCCAGCCGGACCTAATCCTCCATATCCAGATGCTCTTCACCAGTTTGTCACATGGATGCTTCAGCCGCAGGCTGCAGTCCGTCCTCGCATTGACGATATCCTAATTCACGTGGACAAGTTGATCGCCAAGTTCTCCAAGTGA